A window of the Zeugodacus cucurbitae isolate PBARC_wt_2022May chromosome 4, idZeuCucr1.2, whole genome shotgun sequence genome harbors these coding sequences:
- the LOC128919765 gene encoding uncharacterized protein LOC128919765, with the protein MSAKNGKVNFEKRKNVVENKKLIFIVKRFPQLYDSEHKDYLQQKATDEAWRAVAESWGKSAAKCKDRFRDLRAAYARSINAYKTQRGTNRGKLCYLTKEMEFLRPYIRKEAAAFVADNTVEVVSDSESDALEPSTSRANHSTVWENENHKCGHFIQNIQRQIQSINQSQKKTFLFDSLKKFAFALVIDTMEEQELRVLQQNLQDRLNQSGDTLNTTQDDEVLVIN; encoded by the exons ATGTCAGCCAAAAACGGAAAAGTAAATTTCGAAAAACGGAAAAATGTtgtggaaaacaaaaaattaatttttattgtgaaGAGATTTCCGCAGCTGTACGATAGTGAGCACAAGGATTATCTACAGCAAAAGGCTACCGATGAAGCCTGGAGGGCGGTAGCTGAATCATGGGGAAAATCAG CGGCTAAATGCAAGGATCGTTTTCGTGATCTGCGCGCCGCCTATGCACGCTCCATTAACGCCTATAAGACTCAACGTGGCACAAATCGTGGAAAACTCTGTTACTTAACTAAGGAAATGGAGTTTCTTAGGCCATATATACGAAAAGAAGCGGCCGCATTTGTCGCAGATAATACCGTAGAGGTAGTAAGTGATTCGGAATCAGATGCTTTGGAACCGTCAACCAGTAGAGCGAATCACTCAACAGTTTGGGAAAATGAGAATCACAAGTGTGGCCactttattcaaaatatacAGCGACAAATACAAAGCATAAACCAGAGTCAGAAGAAAACATTCCTATTTGATTCTCTCAAGAAATTTGCGTTTGCGCTTGTAATTGACACAATGGAGGAACAGGAATTGCGTGTTTTACAACAAAACTTACAAGATCGACTAAATCAAAGTGGTGACACACTAAATACGACACAAGACGACGAAGTGCTTGTCATAAATTAA